AGTCCACGAACCTGATTCGGCCACCAGCTTTGTCCATCAAATCTTTCAGGTCATAGTATTTTAGCACGCCGTAGAGCACGTTGGTGTACGCGTCGTTCTGCATGGGCTCCTGAATCAACTGCTCGAACGACTTAAAAGACCTAGCTACTTCCGTGCTTTTGATTCGGTCGTCGAGGTAGGCGGCGTGAATGGCCGTTGGACCGTATAGGCTGTTGGCTATCAGTTTTATTGGGTGCCCTTTTAAGCTAGGATCGGTGCTCATAAAATCGACTAGTGATAGGACGTCGATGACGCGCTGGCCCATGATCGGCTGGCCCGTATGCAGGCTGAGCATGGCGTTGCGGTATTCCTTCGACCAGTATTTCAGATCATTCAATTCGGCAGGGTCGGTGGTTTCGCCGAAACCGCGTAAATCGGCAAGCACCAGAATGTCGCCGCGGTTCATGAAGTTACCGACGGTGGTTTCGTCGTTCAGAACAGACTCTTTGCCCGCGGCATTGAGGTATAGCACCACGTTAGCCGCAGGAGTTACTTTTTCCGGCACCAAAACCAGACACGGCACCGGCATCTGCCCAGCCCGAACAAGTTGATACTTATTCAGCGTGTACGTGCGCGCAGCGGTGGTGCCCGTGGGTTCAACGCTGATTTTCTCCTTAGGCATCTCCACACCGAGCAGCGACAAAACCTGCTTCGTCACAGCAGCTTTATCTTGCTTCATAAAAGCGGCGCGCTGCGTGGCGTACTCCTTGGCTAGCCCTTCATTGTACTGCGGCATGCTTACGGCATCCGGAAAAGTCGTCGTGATTTGGCCGGTAGTAGTGCAGAGTAATTCTTTTTCGGGGATGGGAGCAATGGTGCCTTCTTGTACCGGTGTGGCATCATTGGCAAACCACGTTCGGAACCACGTAATAGCGGCCTCGCGCTTCGGCTGCGGCATTCCGTGCCCACTTTCCGCCGTGAAAAGATTTACCTTTTTGTGCGCGTCGAAGGTAGTATATACTTTTTTTAACTCCTCGTAGGACTGTGTAGCCCCCCAATAATCGACAAAGTCATATAAGCCCGACATAATGAGAAGGGGCTTTGGAGCAAATAGAGCAAGAAAATCTGAGATTTCTAGGTGTTCTTTTCCTTCATAAGGAATATGCTGGCAGCCGTCCGAAGGACCACTCAGTTCCAGCACTCGCTCCCGCCGCGACACGTAGCTGCACACCGTCGCCACTTTTATGCGGTCATCTAGCGCAATCAGGTAAGTAGTCTGGGTGCCACCGCCGGAGCTGCCAATGCAGCCGATTTTATTTTTATCGAGGTCGTTGCGCGTTTCCAGATAATCGATGGCGCGGGTGTTGTCCCAATATTCGTAAGCGGCTACGCTGGTCCCCACTAAGTTAGAGCCAGCATTCAACAACGTGTGCTCCGTGGTTGAGCCGCGGGTGAGGGGGTTGCCTTTGCTATCCACTAATTGCAGCCGCTCGCCCTGCGCAATTGGGTCGACGGCAAATAGCGCCACGCCATTCAACGCGAACAATGCGCCGACACGCTGGTCCGACACCTTTCCATTCATGCCGTGCCCCGATAGCGACAACGTCACCGGGAATGGCCCTTTGCCTTCCGGCAAATACAGATTACCCGTGACGTACCGGTGGGGCGCGCTTTCGAAGATAATTCGCTCCACCCGGAAGCCTTTTTGCGGCGACGTACCGACCACCCGCGCATTTAAATTCGTCTTTTTCGGCAGGTCGCCTAGGATGCTTCGGTACCGCGCCCGCCGGCTTTCTTGGTAGCGCAGTATGGCCTTTTTGGAAGCAGTAGCATCGGCTATTTCGCTCAGGCGCTCGGCGTATTGCTGATGCACCGTGCGCATCAGGTAGGAGTTATACGCTAGGTTGTTTCGCCATGCAAGCGCCGAGGAATTTACCTGCGCCTTTGCTATCAGCGCACAACCAAGAAACAGCGAGGCAAGAAGCGGATACCGCATTACGAAAGCATGTAGCGCGAAGCTCCAGCTTCGCGCCTCGTTCCACGATCATCGTTGAAGCGGCGCACGTCTAGTCGTTCAACGAGGCGCGAAGCTGGAGCTTCGCCCTACAACCTAGCCTAGCTTGTAGGGCTGATTGGGGGTTGGGACTGGGTCAGGTAATTTCGGTGGTTCGATGGTGGCGGCGCCTTCCAAGCCGGAGCCAGTAACATTATAAATGCTGAGTAGCGGGCCGCTGAAACCCGTCACCTTGATGTCGCGCAGCTTGGCTTTCTTGATGTTGGCCAGCGCAATCCCTTTGGCGCAAGTGCCCGTTACATTCACGAAGGAAAAGCCATCAAGCGGCTTATTTGGGTGCACGGCCGTGCCATCTATGAGCACGGGCACATCCTTCACGCGTATGTTGGAGAACTGCCAATTTTTGACGGTTGGAATGCCTTCGTCACCGGGCACGGGGCTTTGATCCTGAATGCCGCTACCAAGCATATTGAAGCGCAAGAAACCCGCGACAGTACCCGATACATCGATATCGTCGACGATAATATCTTCAATGAAAGCACCGCGACCTGGACGCGTTTTGATGTAAATGGCGTGTGTTTGGGCAAAGGTGAATTTGCAGTGCTCGATGCGCACATTGCGAATGCCACCCGAGGTTTCGCTGCCAATACCAATGCAGGCGAAAATAGAATCGGCGAAGGTGCAGTTGCTGATGTGCACGTCTTCGGTGGTGTGCAGCAGCGAGTAGCCTTCCATGCCGCGCCCCGATTTCAATGAGATACAGTCGTCGCCGGTGTTGATGTCGCATCCTTCAATGCGCACGTGCTTGCACGAATCAATGTCGATGCCGTCGCCGTTGCCGCCGGTGCTGCGGATTGTGAGGTTTTTGATAACGATGTTCTCGCAATACGTTGGGTGCAGGCACCACATGCGGAAGTAGTCGGTCGAGAAATCCTCGAAGCGCAGGTTGTTGCAGCCAATGGGCTCAATTAGAGCCGGGTGACGCAAGGGATTTTCGGCCGTGGGACGCCCACCTAGGTCGTGGTGACCCATGATTTTACCAGGGCCAACAACCCCAATATTATTGGCGCTTATCGCATAGATCAGCCCCACGTGCCCCTGTATCCACTTTCCTTCCCAGCGCACCTGCATCACCGGATAGTCGGCAAAATCAGGCGTGCCGAGCAGTACCGCATCTTTTTCGAAACGTAGCAGCGTGTTCGACTTTAGCGCAATAGCCCCCGTGAGGTAATTGCCGGCGGGTATTACTACCTCGCCCCCACCCAACACCCAGCACCGATCCAGCGCCTGCTGAATAGCCACGGTATCTTTGGTCGAGCCGTTGCCAGTGGCGCCAAAGTCGCGCACGTTGAGGGTGACGTTGGGCTTACCTAGGGTGCTTGTTGCGGAAGCTTTACCTGCTCCTGCTTGTGCCTGCGTGGCCGAGCCAGCCGTGCTGCAACTGAGCAAGGAAGACGCCACAGGCGCAGCCAGCAAGCCTTGTCCAGCCATCTTCAAAAAACGTCGGCGCGTATTGTCTTCTGCCATATGCTTCGTTTGAGGACCTAGATTGAAATGATAGAACGTCATGCTGAGCTTGTCGAAGCATCTCTACCGCCAAAGTAAATGATATTACCACTGTGGTAGAGATGCTTCGACAAGCTCAGCATGACGTTCTCATCAGCATAACGCTAATAGCCCGCGTTCTGCTTCACGTTGGGGTCAGTATCGATGGTGCCCTGCGGATAAGGAAACAGTTCTTTACCTGCATTTGGCTTGTACTCCGAGGCTAGGTTAGCAATAAGCGCATCGGTCATGGCTGAGCGCCAGCCGATGGCCGTAGTGCCAGCGGGGGCCGTAGCCGGCGCTGGCCGGTAGAAGGAGCGGGCAAACTGCACGGTTCCGTTCGTCAGTACGCGGTAGTACTGCGTCAGCGGGATTCTGGCGTAGTTACCGGTGCCATTTTTCAGCGCTGTGAGGTTTGCTTTGGCTTCAGCTAGCTTGGTGCTCAGCAGATTCCAGCGAATCAGGTCGTACTTGCGGATGCCTTCGCCCCCTAGCTCCAGGAATCGTTCGTTGGCAATGAGGTTGAACATATCTGCTTTGTTGCCTGGCAGCGTGAGCCGGGCGCCAGCAGCACTAGCAGATCCATAGCCCCGGTTACGCACTTCCTGCACAGCGGCTAAGGCAGCCGCCGTAGGACCA
This Hymenobacter sp. GOD-10R DNA region includes the following protein-coding sequences:
- a CDS encoding glycoside hydrolase family 28 protein, giving the protein MAEDNTRRRFLKMAGQGLLAAPVASSLLSCSTAGSATQAQAGAGKASATSTLGKPNVTLNVRDFGATGNGSTKDTVAIQQALDRCWVLGGGEVVIPAGNYLTGAIALKSNTLLRFEKDAVLLGTPDFADYPVMQVRWEGKWIQGHVGLIYAISANNIGVVGPGKIMGHHDLGGRPTAENPLRHPALIEPIGCNNLRFEDFSTDYFRMWCLHPTYCENIVIKNLTIRSTGGNGDGIDIDSCKHVRIEGCDINTGDDCISLKSGRGMEGYSLLHTTEDVHISNCTFADSIFACIGIGSETSGGIRNVRIEHCKFTFAQTHAIYIKTRPGRGAFIEDIIVDDIDVSGTVAGFLRFNMLGSGIQDQSPVPGDEGIPTVKNWQFSNIRVKDVPVLIDGTAVHPNKPLDGFSFVNVTGTCAKGIALANIKKAKLRDIKVTGFSGPLLSIYNVTGSGLEGAATIEPPKLPDPVPTPNQPYKLG
- a CDS encoding alpha/beta hydrolase family protein, which produces MRYPLLASLFLGCALIAKAQVNSSALAWRNNLAYNSYLMRTVHQQYAERLSEIADATASKKAILRYQESRRARYRSILGDLPKKTNLNARVVGTSPQKGFRVERIIFESAPHRYVTGNLYLPEGKGPFPVTLSLSGHGMNGKVSDQRVGALFALNGVALFAVDPIAQGERLQLVDSKGNPLTRGSTTEHTLLNAGSNLVGTSVAAYEYWDNTRAIDYLETRNDLDKNKIGCIGSSGGGTQTTYLIALDDRIKVATVCSYVSRRERVLELSGPSDGCQHIPYEGKEHLEISDFLALFAPKPLLIMSGLYDFVDYWGATQSYEELKKVYTTFDAHKKVNLFTAESGHGMPQPKREAAITWFRTWFANDATPVQEGTIAPIPEKELLCTTTGQITTTFPDAVSMPQYNEGLAKEYATQRAAFMKQDKAAVTKQVLSLLGVEMPKEKISVEPTGTTAARTYTLNKYQLVRAGQMPVPCLVLVPEKVTPAANVVLYLNAAGKESVLNDETTVGNFMNRGDILVLADLRGFGETTDPAELNDLKYWSKEYRNAMLSLHTGQPIMGQRVIDVLSLVDFMSTDPSLKGHPIKLIANSLYGPTAIHAAYLDDRIKSTEVARSFKSFEQLIQEPMQNDAYTNVLYGVLKYYDLKDLMDKAGGRIRFVD